One genomic region from Streptomyces sp. Li-HN-5-11 encodes:
- the wblA gene encoding transcriptional regulator WblA, producing the protein MGWVTDWSAQAACRTTDPDELFVQGAAQNRAKAVCTGCPVRTECLADALDNRVEFGVWGGMTERERRALLRRRPTVTSWRRLLETARLEYERGTGLVSLDDDQVYENYAAVS; encoded by the coding sequence ATGGGCTGGGTAACCGACTGGAGTGCGCAGGCGGCCTGCCGCACTACCGATCCGGATGAACTGTTCGTTCAGGGAGCGGCGCAGAACAGGGCCAAGGCGGTGTGCACCGGATGTCCGGTACGCACTGAATGCCTCGCTGATGCGCTTGACAACCGTGTGGAGTTCGGTGTGTGGGGAGGCATGACGGAGCGTGAGCGCCGCGCACTGCTGCGCCGGCGGCCGACCGTCACGTCGTGGCGCCGGCTGCTGGAGACCGCGCGCCTGGAGTACGAGCGTGGGACGGGCCTGGTGTCCCTCGACGACGACCAGGTGTACGAGAACTACGCGGCGGTGAGCTGA
- a CDS encoding ArsA family ATPase, whose protein sequence is MSPDPAHEQPSDGRRTPAREAALSTAQAHEAPRAHDGARTQDSARGHDSARAQDSARVHDGARRLAASRVLDVDPLLDDPKTRIVVCCGSGGVGKTTTAAALGLRAAERGRKVVVLTIDPARRLAQSMGIDSLDNVPRRVKGTEGEGELHAMMLDMKRTFDEVVEAHADPERAAAILANPFYQSLSAGFAGTQEYMAMEKLGQLRARDEWDLIVVDTPPSRSALDFLDAPKRLGSFLDGRLIRLLTAPAKLGGRAGMKFLNVGMSMMTGTLGKLLGGQLLKDVQTFVAAMDTTFGGFRTRADATYKLLQAPGTAFLVVAAPERDALREAAYFVERLAAERMPLAGLVLNRVHGSGADRLSAERALAAAENLEESRIVDQGDGKAGLRNSPDTYGSSGSPDEDDEDSGPEPSVDQVTAGLLRLHAERMQLLFREQRTRDRFTALHPEVAVAEVAALPGDVHDLAGLRDIGNRLADTRRELPAPEASA, encoded by the coding sequence ATGAGTCCGGACCCGGCGCACGAGCAGCCAAGCGACGGCCGCCGCACCCCCGCGCGGGAGGCCGCACTGTCCACCGCCCAGGCCCACGAGGCCCCACGCGCGCACGACGGAGCCCGCACGCAGGACAGTGCCCGCGGGCACGACAGTGCCAGGGCACAGGACAGTGCGAGAGTGCACGACGGTGCCCGTCGGCTGGCAGCCTCGCGCGTGCTCGACGTCGATCCGTTGCTCGACGACCCGAAGACGCGGATCGTGGTGTGCTGCGGCTCGGGGGGCGTCGGCAAGACGACCACCGCGGCGGCTCTGGGGCTGCGGGCCGCCGAGCGCGGCCGCAAGGTGGTGGTCCTGACGATCGACCCGGCCCGCCGCCTCGCCCAGTCCATGGGCATCGACTCGCTCGACAACGTCCCGCGCCGGGTGAAGGGCACCGAGGGCGAGGGCGAACTGCACGCCATGATGCTCGACATGAAGCGCACCTTCGACGAGGTCGTCGAGGCGCACGCCGACCCGGAGCGGGCGGCCGCGATCCTGGCCAACCCCTTCTACCAGTCGCTCTCGGCGGGCTTCGCGGGCACGCAGGAGTACATGGCGATGGAGAAGCTGGGCCAGTTGCGGGCCCGCGACGAGTGGGACCTCATCGTCGTCGACACGCCGCCGTCCCGCTCGGCGCTGGACTTCCTTGACGCGCCGAAGCGCCTCGGTTCGTTCCTCGACGGCCGGCTGATCCGGCTGCTGACCGCTCCCGCGAAGCTGGGCGGGCGGGCGGGGATGAAGTTCCTGAACGTCGGGATGTCGATGATGACCGGCACGCTCGGCAAGCTGCTGGGCGGTCAGCTGCTCAAGGACGTCCAGACGTTCGTGGCCGCGATGGACACCACCTTCGGTGGCTTCCGTACGCGCGCGGACGCCACGTACAAGCTGCTCCAGGCGCCGGGGACGGCGTTCCTGGTCGTGGCGGCCCCGGAGCGGGACGCGCTGCGCGAGGCCGCGTACTTCGTGGAACGGCTGGCCGCCGAGAGGATGCCGCTCGCCGGTCTGGTGCTCAACCGGGTGCACGGCAGCGGCGCCGACCGGCTGTCGGCCGAGCGGGCGCTCGCCGCTGCGGAAAATCTTGAGGAGTCCCGCATTGTGGATCAGGGGGACGGGAAAGCTGGACTTCGTAACTCTCCCGACACATACGGCAGTTCAGGTTCTCCTGACGAGGACGACGAGGACTCCGGCCCCGAACCGTCCGTCGACCAGGTCACCGCGGGCCTGCTGAGGCTGCACGCCGAGCGCATGCAGTTGCTCTTCCGAGAGCAGCGCACGCGTGACCGCTTCACCGCCCTGCACCCCGAGGTGGCGGTGGCCGAAGTGGCAGCGCTGCCCGGTGACGTACACGACCTCGCCGGGCTGCGGGACATCGGCAACCGGCTGGCGGACACCCGGCGTGAGCTGCCCGCACCCGAGGCGAGCGCCTGA
- a CDS encoding ArsA-related P-loop ATPase, with amino-acid sequence MSRLQVVSGKGGTGKTTVAAALALALATEGKRTLLVEVEGRQGIAQLFETEALPYEERKIAVAPGGGEVYALAIDPELALLDYLQMFYKLGGAGRALKKLGAIDFATTIAPGLRDVLLTGKACEAVRRKERTGRFVYDYVVMDAPPTGRITRFLNVNDEVAGLAKIGPIHNQAQAVMRVLKSAETAVHLVTLLEEMPVQETVDGIAELRAARLPVGRIIVNMVRPQVLDAADLELVRTVPRTALARSLSSAGLGGARRGGNAERLVDPLLGQAEEYAERYALEEEQRSVLGELGLPLHELPLLAEGMDLAGLYELATELRKQGMS; translated from the coding sequence GGTCGTCAGCGGCAAGGGCGGGACCGGAAAGACGACGGTCGCCGCCGCTCTAGCGCTGGCCCTGGCCACGGAGGGGAAGCGGACGCTCCTCGTCGAGGTCGAGGGTCGGCAGGGCATCGCACAGCTCTTCGAAACCGAGGCGCTGCCCTATGAGGAACGGAAGATCGCAGTCGCTCCCGGGGGCGGGGAGGTGTACGCACTCGCCATAGACCCCGAACTGGCTCTTCTGGACTACCTCCAGATGTTCTACAAGCTGGGCGGCGCCGGCCGGGCCCTGAAGAAGCTCGGCGCGATCGACTTCGCCACCACCATCGCCCCCGGCCTCAGGGACGTCCTGCTGACCGGCAAGGCGTGCGAGGCGGTCCGGCGCAAGGAGCGCACCGGCCGGTTCGTCTACGACTACGTCGTCATGGACGCGCCGCCGACCGGCCGTATCACCCGGTTCCTCAACGTCAACGACGAGGTGGCCGGGCTCGCCAAGATCGGCCCGATACACAATCAGGCCCAGGCGGTGATGCGGGTGCTGAAGTCGGCCGAGACGGCCGTGCACCTGGTGACGCTCCTGGAGGAGATGCCCGTCCAGGAGACCGTCGACGGCATCGCCGAACTCCGTGCGGCGCGACTGCCGGTGGGCCGCATCATCGTGAACATGGTGCGCCCGCAGGTGTTGGACGCCGCCGACCTGGAACTCGTACGGACCGTACCGCGCACCGCCCTCGCCCGATCCCTGTCCTCCGCCGGGCTCGGCGGTGCGCGGCGTGGCGGGAACGCCGAGCGGCTGGTGGATCCGCTCCTGGGGCAGGCCGAGGAGTACGCCGAGCGGTACGCGCTGGAGGAGGAGCAGCGGTCCGTGCTGGGCGAACTCGGCCTGCCGCTGCACGAACTGCCGCTGCTCGCCGAGGGCATGGACCTGGCGGGCCTGTACGAACTGGCGACCGAGCTGCGGAAGCAGGGAATGTCATGA